A genomic stretch from Limanda limanda chromosome 11, fLimLim1.1, whole genome shotgun sequence includes:
- the LOC133013900 gene encoding B-cell receptor CD22-like → MLSLTIQRADEACYSCRASNLIGGGDESQPVCIQVLYPPTEPKLSMSSEVTEGRTITISCTVESFPQSTLTLMRTNTYYLYSRPINTLPHKITVSSADAGWYFCRAENTEGSKDSEKKKLVVKYSPKHVTVQANPGFDVKENVSLTLSCSAESNPPVSSVTWRMTTDGREEIIQQTQTQTFRVNSASPSDSGLYSCEATNDIGSGKSQPAEVKVRFSPKHTNITESAEKQEPDGRSSVMLSCFSHSFPPVQHYSWYRKSQGEEKNEIVSEHQNHTVYSNQSGVYYCVAQNEINQSSSDPVHLFERDSLDILMFIVPALFILMIIIIFVVVLRYRRKKSIQQGSTNTKSPSGFSGRCNGTRRSSLTYENVSAEPFRSRDDLFSEQLRRPEAQRRQPLPDSTPPTDINAVYSLLSLPQAASAQNPTRQKAGNTKDDSANYASVDFKNKLNKQRWKKTVYAKVSKPTRVKKNEPESLQDYENISNATARAPKYPNLFDDHTSEGEVELNYSQVRFTAKPQRQTTNRDSSSSEEDESLYSNIRI, encoded by the exons ATGCTGAGTTTAACAATACAAAGAGCAGATGAAGCTTGTTACAGCTGCagagcctcaaacctcattggTGGAGGGGATGAGAGTCAACCAGTGTGCATACAGGTACTGT ACCCGCCCACTGAACCTAAACTGTCTATGAGTTCTGAGGTCACAGAAGGTCGGACCATCACCATCAGCTGCACTGTTGAAAGTTTCCCACAGTCAACTCTCACCTTGATGAGGACCAACACATATTATCTGTATTCACGACCCATCAACACTCTCCCCCACAAGATTACTGTGAGTTCAGCTGACGCTGGCTGGTACTTCTGCCGAGCCGAGAACACTGAGGGCTCAAAGGACAGCGAGAAGAAGAAGTTGGTGGTGAAAT ACAGTCCCAAACATGTGACAGTTCAAGCCAATCCTGGTTTTGATGTGAAGGAAAATGTTTCATTGACACTGAGCTGTTCTGCCGAGTCCAACCCACCAGTGAGCTCTGTCACCTGGAGGATGACGACtgatgggagagaggaaatcatccaacagactcagactcagaccttcAGGGTGAATTCAGCCAGTCCCTCTGACAGTGGACTGTACAGCTGTGAAGCCACCAATGACATTGGAAGTGGaaagtcacagccagctgaggttAAAGTCAGAT TttctccaaaacacacaaacatcacagagTCGGCAGAGAAGCAGGAGCCTGATGGGAGGAGCTCCGTGATGCTGAGCTGCTTCAGTCACAGCTTTCCCCCAGTCCAACACTACTCATGGTACAGGAAGAGTCAGGGCGAGGAAAAGAATGAAATTGTGTCAGAGCATCAAAACCACACAGTGTACTCAAACCAGTCAGGAGTCTACTACTGCGTCgcacaaaatgaaataaatcaaagttCGTCTGATCCCGTCCATCTGTTTGAAC GAGACTCTCTGGACATCCTGATGTTCATCGTTCCTGCTCTATTTATCCTGATGATTATCATTATATTCGTCGTAGTTTTAAG ATACAGGAGGAAAAAATCTATTCAACAAGgatcaacaaatacaaaatcccCTTCTGGTTTTTCG GGTCGGTGTAATGGTACCAGGAGGAGTAGTCTGACGTATGAGAATGTCTCTGCGGAGCCTTTCAGGAGCAGAGACGACCTCTTTTCAGAGCAGTTGAGGCGTCCAGAGGCCCAACGACGCCAGCCTCTTCCAGACAGCAC GCCACCGACCGACATCAACGCTGTTTACAGCCTTTTGAGTCTTCCCCAG GCTGCCTCCGCACAAAACCCCACAAGACAGAAAGCTGGAAACACCAAGGACGATTCTGCCAACTACGCTTCTGTGGACTTTAAGAATAAGCTAAA CAAACAAAGGTGGAAGAAGACTGTGTATGCGAAGGTGTCCAAGCCAACAAGAGTTAAAAAG AATGAACCAGAGAGCCTGCAGGACTATGAAAACATTAGTAATGCAACTGCACGTGCACCAAAATATCCAAATCTATTTGACGACCACACCAGTGAAGGTGAAGTAGAGCTCAACTATTCACAGGTGAGATTCACAGCGAAGCCCCAACGTCAGACGACCAACAGAGACTCCAGCAGCTCAGAAGAAGATGAGAGTCTTTACTCTAACATTAGGATTTGA
- the LOC133013901 gene encoding sialic acid-binding Ig-like lectin 7 encodes MIFNSDTSSDQVQSEFKGRVSLLESDVKQKNCSIIINDLKEWDSGTYQLRVITLPRAGSSVWGKRSCPLRGYCNTLVEGEISAEAGLCVVIPCSFTVPDRIQISHIVWFKCESTKWRCDHGDMIFNSDTSSDQVQSEFKGRVSLLESDVNQKNCSIIINDLKESDSGEYQLRVIGLQMEDALTFSQKATVAVKGLSQRPTVMIPTLTEGQQTTLTCTAPGLCSGSEPTFTWRWRRRGESDTDLTGNITAVKTENVASFAKRSSSTLSFSPSAEHHGTNITCTVLFQGNVSTEETATLNVTYVKEVRITQNASVSEGETLNLTCKVDSFPPSLITWTKVSDHSSRNGTGTTLQNNTFSDSAQLREERGTATLSLFNVTAGDAGQYVCTVTHMNSTWKENVNVTVIYMRDPVITGNLRVKEGAVLNLTCRDNSFPPSHVAWTQVFDQSSRNGAGTTLQKNTFTTGDYLENLRFLVVALLLLMIISVIVVNLRYWRKSVQQGPTNTKSPSGFSNEPESLQDYDDVSNATARAPTSPNLLDDHTSEGEVEMNFPQVRFTATPRRQTTNRDSSSSHQDES; translated from the exons ATGATTTTCAACAGTGACACCTCCAGCGATCAGGTTCAGTCGGAGTTTAAAGGACGAGTGTCACTGCTGGAGTctgatgtgaaacagaaaaactgcagcatcatcatcaatgACCTGAAGGAGTGGGACTCTGGAACATATCAACTCAGAGTTATCACTTTACCGAGGGCAG GTTCTTCAGTGTGGGGGAAAAGAAGTTGTCCGTTGAGGGGTTACTGTAACACTCTAGTTGAAGGAGAAATATCAGCGGAGGCTGGACTCTGTGTCGTGATACCATGCTCCTTCACTGTTCCTGATCGTATCCAAATCTCACATATAGTTTGGTTCAAATGTGAATCGACTAAATGGAGATGTGATCATGGAGACATGATTTTCAACAGTGACACCTCCAGCGATCAGGTTCAGTCTGAGTTTAAAGGACGAGTGTCACTGCTGGAGTCTGATGTGAACCAGAAAAactgcagcatcatcatcaatgACCTGAAGGAGTCGGACTCTGGAGAATATCAACTCAGAGTTATAGGTTTACAGATGGAAGATGCATTAACATTCTCCCAAAAAGCAACTGTCGCTGTTAAAG GTCTGAGTCAGAGGCCCACAGTGATGATTCCCACTCTGACAGAAGGACAGCAGACCACACTGACCTGCACTGCTCCTGGTCTCTGCTCTGGATCTGAACCTACATTCACCTGGAGGTGgcgaagaagaggagagagcgaCACTGACCTCACAGGAAACATCACGGCCGTAAAAACTGAGAACGTGGCTTCGTTCGCCAAGAGAAGCAGCTCGACTCTGTCCTTTTCCCCTTCAGCTGAACATCACGGAACCAACATCACCTGCACGGTCCTCTTCCAAGGAAACGTGAGCACAGAGGAGACGGCGACTCTGAATGTGACCT ATGTGAAGGAAGTCAGAATAACCCAGAATGCAAGTGTTAGTGAGGGCGAGACTCTGAATCTGACGTGCAAGGTTGACAGTTTCCCTCCATCGCTGATCACGTGGACTAAAGTTTCTGATCATAGCAGCAGAAATGGAACAGGAACAACTCTGCAGAACAACACATTCAGTgactcagctcagctcagagaagaaagaggaactgccactctctctctctttaatgtCACAGCAGGGGATGCTGGACAGTACGTTtgcacagtgacacacatgaacagcacCTGGAAGGAAAATGTCAACGTTACAGTAATCT acatgagagatcCAGTGATCACTGGAAACTTGAGAGTAAAGGAGGGAGCTGTTCTGAATCTGACCTGCAGGGACAACAGTTTCCCTCCATCTCATGTAGCGTGGACTCAAGTTTTTGACCAAAGCAGCAGAAATGGAGCAGGAACAACtctgcagaaaaacactttca cCACAGGAGACTATCTGGAGAACCTGAGGTTCCTCGTTGTTGCTCTACTTCTCCTGATGATTATCAGTGTAATTGTCGTAAATTTAAG ATACTGGAGGAAATCTGTTCAACAAGGACCAACAAACACCAAATCCCCTTCTGGTTTTTCG AATGAACCAGAGAGCCTGCAGGACTATGATGACGTGAGTAATGCAACTGCACGTGCACCAACATCTCCAAATCTACTTGACGACCACACCAGTGAAGGTGAAGTGGAGATGAACTTTCCACAGGTGAGATTCACAGCGACGCCCCGACGTCAGACGACCAACAGAGACTCCAGCAGCTCTCACCAAGATGAGAGTTAA
- the LOC133013902 gene encoding B-cell receptor CD22-like — protein sequence MEAQTVTWLVFLALIKHVSTNKPGSPVEYKPKKASISVSGSSNNQVKVGRSLTLTCDTDANPASTTYSWSSSKYQQTDSRWKPTNRRELSLTIQRADEDCYSCSASNRIGRGDESQPVCIQVLYPPTEPILSMSSEVTEGQTTTVSCTVESFPQSTLTLMRTNTYQAFVIAENNLNSRPNNSFSHTFTVTSADAGWYVCRAQNTEGSKDSKWKELVVKYSPKNLTVQANPCLDVKENSLLTLNCSAESNPPVSSVTWRKTTDGREEIIQQTQTQTFRVNSASPSDSGLYSCEATNDIGSGKSQPAEVKVRCE from the exons ATGGAGGCTCAGACAGTCACGTGGCTGGTTTTTCTGGCCCTAATAAAAC ATGTTTCTACAAATAAGCCTGGAAGTCCTGTTGAAT ATAAGCCGAAGAAGGCGAGCATTTCTGTCAGTGGCTCTTCTAATAACCAAGTGAAAGTTGGTCGTTCTCTCACGTTAACCTGTGACACCGATGCCAATCCTGCCTCGACGACTTACTCCTGGTCCAGCAGCAAATATCAACAAACTGACTCACGGTGGAAGCCGACAAACAGACGAGAGCTGAGTTTAACAATACAAAGAGCAGATGAAgattgttacagctgcagcgcCTCAAACCGCATTGGTAGAGGGGATGAGAGTCAACCAGTGTGCATACAAGTACTGT ACCCGCCCACTGAACCTATACTGTCTATGAGTTCTGAGGTCACAGAAGGTCAGACCACCACCGTCAGCTGCACTGTTGAAAGTTTCCCACAGTCAACTCTCACCTTGATGAGGACCAACACATATCAGGCTTTTGTAATCGCTGAAAATAATCTTAATTCTCGACCCAACAACTCTTTCTCCCACACGTTTACTGTGACTTCAGCTGACGCTGGCTGGTACGTCTGCCGTGCCCAGAACACTGAGGGCTCAAAGGACAGCAAGTGGAAGGAGTTGGTGGTGAAAT ACAGTCCCAAAAATTTGACAGTTCAAGCCAATCCTTGTCTTGATGTGAAGGAAAATTCGTTGTTGACACTGAACTGTTCTGCCGAGTCCAACCCACCAGTGAGCTCTGTCACCTGGAGGAAGACGACtgatgggagagaggaaatcatccaacagactcagactcagaccttcAGGGTGAATTCAGCCAGTCCCTCTGACAGTGGACTGTACAGCTGTGAAGCCACCAATGACATTGGAAGTGGaaagtcacagccagctgaggttAAAGTCAGATGTGAGTAG